One window of Vibrio sinaloensis genomic DNA carries:
- a CDS encoding porin family protein, translating to MKKTLLALALIGASATASADSWIYGSASVGQADLGNESATSYNVHVGTGILPLIGLEAGYQNFGDFDNVTYGTYTGKLQGSGIYFAAKPSIDFGPLHIYAKGGVHSYELKGNSFKEDEINMMYGVGAEYFFMGPVSVGASYNVFSLKDEDVKNFSLNATFHFL from the coding sequence ATGAAAAAGACACTACTAGCGCTAGCTCTGATTGGCGCATCCGCTACTGCTTCTGCAGACTCATGGATCTACGGCAGCGCGAGTGTAGGTCAAGCTGATCTAGGCAATGAATCTGCAACGTCATACAACGTTCATGTCGGGACTGGCATCCTGCCGCTCATCGGTCTTGAAGCGGGTTATCAGAACTTCGGTGACTTTGATAATGTGACGTACGGTACATACACAGGCAAGTTGCAAGGTTCAGGCATCTATTTTGCGGCTAAGCCAAGTATTGATTTTGGCCCTCTTCATATCTACGCGAAGGGCGGTGTTCACTCTTATGAGCTCAAAGGCAACAGCTTCAAAGAAGATGAAATCAATATGATGTACGGTGTCGGTGCTGAGTACTTTTTCATGGGACCAGTATCCGTCGGTGCGAGCTACAACGTTTTCTCTTTGAAAGACGAGGACGTGAAAAACTTCTCTCTTAACGCGACATTCCACTTCCTATAA
- a CDS encoding alkaline phosphatase D family protein gives MPDCPPFLIAGPILRKAASDELVFWLVTNEPLEGEFTLTREQQVLFRHPLDNIEPIRVGAQCFVTLAQFKGEFPLDCVLSYQFITQHGPLTERYPHLLYPGESELCFTISSKADYVMHGSCRNPHYPSEDALVRTDEKMATLSVEERPDLLMMSGDQIYADHVAGPMLDAIIQTVALLGLPNERFEQAPVPDAHALYAHADCYYGRDRLLPHDYDDGHWLTKLFPKRNAPIFTSTDADNHLVTFSEFFAMYLLVWSPTLWSKLNPTRLRDQDFVHAEQRLIPEMQQRWHNEQQVITQFVAGLDKVQRLFAHIPTYMIFDDHDITDDWNLTIGWEMAAYGDPFAKRIIGNGLAAYWLCQGWGNEPDNFSPQFIQYAKDFLASPESDAHDHFIDHLYRFEQWHYTIDRAPKVVVLDTRTRRWRSESRMNKPSGLMDWEAMVELQQALLHQDKVIIVSAAPMFGVKFIETLQRIVTALGKPLMVDAENWMAHRGSANTLLSIFTHTKTPTNFVILSGDVHYSFAYDIKLRFRRNSPNIYQVTCSGLKSQFPEPLLGFCDHADRLLYSPRSPLNWFTKRKRLKVKKRDPNTPGRRRLVNSSAIGELKLDDQGKPARIAILTGDGREWEFLPIKEK, from the coding sequence ATGCCAGACTGCCCGCCTTTTTTGATAGCCGGCCCCATATTACGCAAAGCCGCTAGCGATGAGTTAGTGTTTTGGTTAGTGACCAACGAACCACTTGAGGGGGAGTTTACGCTCACCCGTGAACAGCAAGTTCTATTTCGCCATCCACTGGATAATATTGAGCCAATACGAGTCGGTGCACAATGCTTTGTGACTTTGGCTCAATTTAAAGGCGAGTTTCCACTCGATTGCGTGCTCAGTTATCAGTTCATCACGCAACATGGCCCACTGACTGAGCGCTATCCTCATCTTTTGTACCCCGGCGAGTCGGAGCTTTGTTTTACCATCTCAAGCAAAGCTGACTATGTTATGCATGGCTCCTGTCGTAACCCGCACTACCCCAGCGAAGACGCCTTAGTTCGTACCGATGAAAAGATGGCAACGTTGAGCGTGGAGGAGCGTCCTGATTTACTGATGATGAGCGGCGACCAAATTTACGCCGACCATGTAGCAGGGCCCATGCTGGACGCCATTATTCAAACGGTCGCGTTACTCGGGTTGCCTAACGAGCGTTTTGAACAGGCACCTGTGCCAGATGCACACGCATTGTACGCCCACGCTGATTGCTATTATGGCCGTGACCGCCTGCTTCCTCATGACTATGATGATGGCCATTGGCTGACCAAGCTGTTTCCAAAACGAAATGCACCAATTTTTACCTCGACCGACGCAGACAATCACTTAGTCACCTTTAGCGAGTTCTTTGCCATGTATCTGCTGGTTTGGTCGCCGACACTGTGGTCAAAGCTAAACCCCACGCGATTGCGTGACCAAGATTTTGTGCACGCTGAGCAGCGCTTAATACCCGAAATGCAACAGCGTTGGCACAACGAACAGCAGGTCATCACTCAGTTTGTCGCCGGTCTTGATAAGGTACAGCGACTCTTTGCCCATATTCCGACTTATATGATCTTTGATGACCACGATATTACGGATGACTGGAACCTGACGATTGGCTGGGAGATGGCCGCATATGGCGACCCGTTTGCCAAGCGAATCATCGGCAACGGTTTGGCCGCCTATTGGTTGTGCCAAGGTTGGGGCAACGAGCCTGATAATTTTTCACCACAGTTCATTCAATACGCCAAAGATTTCTTGGCGTCACCCGAAAGTGATGCCCACGACCACTTCATTGATCATCTATACCGTTTCGAGCAGTGGCACTACACCATAGACCGCGCGCCCAAAGTCGTGGTGCTCGATACCCGAACTCGACGCTGGCGCTCTGAGTCACGGATGAACAAACCCTCCGGATTGATGGATTGGGAAGCGATGGTGGAGTTGCAACAAGCGCTGCTGCATCAAGATAAAGTCATTATTGTCTCGGCCGCACCTATGTTCGGCGTCAAGTTTATTGAAACGTTGCAACGAATCGTAACCGCGCTCGGCAAGCCTTTGATGGTGGATGCCGAAAACTGGATGGCACATCGTGGTAGCGCCAACACCTTGCTGAGTATCTTCACCCACACCAAAACACCGACCAACTTCGTGATTCTGTCAGGCGATGTACACTACTCATTCGCCTACGATATTAAGCTGAGGTTTCGACGCAACAGCCCCAACATTTACCAAGTCACTTGCAGCGGATTAAAAAGTCAGTTCCCCGAGCCATTACTCGGCTTCTGTGACCACGCCGACCGACTGCTCTATTCACCGCGCTCGCCGCTCAACTGGTTTACCAAACGAAAGCGGCTAAAAGTTAAAAAGCGCGACCCGAACACACCAGGACGCCGTAGATTAGTCAATAGCAGCGCCATTGGTGAACTCAAACTCGACGATCAAGGTAAACCCGCACGCATTGCTATTTTGACCGGTGATGGACGCGAGTGGGAATTTCTGCCGATAAAAGAAAAGTAA
- a CDS encoding MipA/OmpV family protein produces MIHKSSLSIFSIVVSGLFAPITYAQQTEVIAEQNWGIAAAFRTATIPYTSNNNDQTVGTFVPMMFFDNEHVFIDGMQGGAYLYQQDRWQLNALMRLRFVDIPASAQNTYQGDTVDFGAQLRYRLDETWTLAGELMSDDEFRFHANLTASADYQWGDWQIEPHATIRFKGADFNSEYYAFKSYTGESIDAGVDMSVGVNARYHVYSNLYLLGATSVTRLDNSAYRSTIVNDRFEGELFLGFGFFNDKTKAPKTALSNPRYLRVAHGWATSSNIGEIFSFNREKDPYNNQLTSVFYGHPLTDELFGLPLDIYLTPGLVHHWSSSVQSVSTEYVAAIKAYYTFEWPIQWRFGVAEGLSYIDSLTYIEYEEMKRKGYEPSKLLNYLDFSVDVNVGDLFNQPDYNHVWFGYSLHHRSAIFEKASQFGRIKGGSNYNTLYVQIDF; encoded by the coding sequence ATGATACATAAATCTTCACTATCGATATTTTCGATCGTGGTCAGTGGCTTATTTGCTCCCATCACTTATGCACAACAAACCGAAGTGATCGCCGAGCAGAATTGGGGAATCGCTGCAGCTTTTCGCACCGCAACGATTCCATACACATCCAACAATAATGACCAAACCGTAGGCACTTTTGTGCCGATGATGTTCTTTGACAATGAACATGTGTTTATTGATGGTATGCAAGGTGGTGCCTATCTGTATCAACAAGATAGATGGCAACTGAATGCCTTAATGCGACTACGTTTTGTCGATATTCCCGCTTCTGCGCAAAACACTTATCAAGGTGACACGGTCGACTTTGGCGCTCAACTTCGCTATCGACTCGACGAGACGTGGACACTCGCAGGGGAACTGATGAGTGATGATGAGTTTCGCTTTCACGCTAACTTGACGGCCTCTGCCGACTATCAATGGGGTGATTGGCAGATTGAGCCCCATGCAACCATCAGGTTTAAGGGCGCAGACTTTAACAGTGAGTATTACGCGTTTAAATCTTACACAGGTGAGAGTATTGATGCGGGTGTCGATATGAGTGTGGGAGTGAACGCTCGTTATCATGTCTACTCCAATTTGTATCTCCTCGGTGCCACCAGTGTGACCCGTTTAGACAACAGTGCTTATCGCTCGACGATCGTCAACGATCGATTTGAAGGCGAGTTGTTCTTAGGCTTTGGTTTTTTCAATGACAAAACTAAAGCACCGAAAACCGCATTGAGTAATCCGCGCTATTTGCGCGTGGCGCATGGTTGGGCGACGTCGTCAAACATTGGTGAGATATTCAGTTTTAATCGCGAGAAAGATCCGTATAACAATCAGTTGACTTCGGTGTTTTATGGTCACCCGTTAACCGATGAGCTGTTTGGCCTCCCGCTGGATATCTATTTAACGCCAGGACTGGTTCATCATTGGTCATCATCGGTCCAGTCAGTCTCCACGGAATATGTCGCAGCGATTAAGGCCTATTACACCTTTGAATGGCCGATACAGTGGCGGTTTGGTGTCGCTGAAGGGCTCTCCTACATTGATAGCCTCACCTACATTGAGTACGAAGAGATGAAACGAAAAGGCTATGAACCGAGTAAGTTACTCAACTACCTCGATTTTTCCGTTGACGTCAATGTGGGGGACCTATTCAACCAACCAGACTATAACCATGTTTGGTTTGGCTATTCGCTTCATCACCGTAGCGCAATATTTGAAAAAGCCTCGCAATTTGGCCGAATCAAAGGGGGCAGTAATTATAATACCCTCTATGTGCAGATCGATTTTTGA
- the hrpA gene encoding ATP-dependent RNA helicase HrpA, with product MTSSQPQNAAAPDNQVQANTAASLRKALQQCMLKDRFRLSKRISGANKIKKEAARHAVFDEIALDIAKSMMEAEQRAAVSVKIDYPELLPVSQKKQDIADAIEQNQVVIVAGETGSGKTTQLPKICAELGRGQFGLIGHTQPRRLAARSVANRIAEEMESKLGEFVGYKVRFNDQISENTQIKLMTDGILLAEIQHDRFLNQYDTIIIDEAHERSLNIDFILGYLKELLPKRPDLKVIITSATIDPERFSKHFNDAPIIEVSGRTYPVETRYRPLSGDEDGDRDQLEGIFEAVDELCDEGLGDILIFMNGEREIRDTADALAKRNLKSTEIVPLYARLSAGEQNKIFQPHAGRRIVLATNVAETSLTVPGIKYVIDPGTARISRYSYRTKVQRLPIEPISQASANQRKGRCGRVEEGICIRLYSEDDFNARPEFTDPEILRTNLASVILQMTALGLGDIEAFPFVEAPDKRNIQDGVRLLEELGAINEKAKDPRKRLTATGRQLAKLPIDPRLARMVLEAPKYGALKELMIIASALSIQDPRERPSDKQQSSDDKHRRFFHEESDFLTFVNLWDYIQKQQKQLSGNQFRKQCKQDYLNYLRVREWQDVYFQVHQAMREMSFKLNDEPASYQGVHSAILVGLLSHIGMKDQEKNEYQGARNARFHIFPASGLFKKQPKWIMSAELVETSKLWGRIIAKIQPEWIEPLAKHLIKRSYSEPHWSKKRAAVMAHEKVMLYGIPIVPKRLVNYGNIDPVVSRELFIRSALVEGEWETKHAFFKQNRKLLQEVEELEHKSRRRDILVDDDELFDFYDQRVGTDVVSGRHFDTWWKTAAKANPELLNFEKEMLFKGDASHVTDLDYPNFWHQNGLKLKLSYQFEPGEDSDGVTVHLPLPILNQVEPAGFDWQIPGLRHELVVSLIKSLPKTIRKNFVPAPNYADAFLARVTPMESPLLDALEKELRRMTGVEVLREDWNYDQVPDHLKVTFRTVDHRNRKLKEHRDLHELKESLKDKVQETLSKVADDDIEQQGLHTWSFGELPKVYQQKRGGYDVKAYPAIVDSKDSVEIKLYETEQEQVQAMKAGQRRLILLNVPSPIKYLHSNLPNKSKLGLYFNPYGKVLDLIDDCIACGVDKLIEQKGGLVWQPEEFEQLKEYVRAELGDTVVEIAKQVETILTTAFNINKKLKGKIDFTMAFALSDIKAQIEGLIFKGFATECGWKRLPDILRYMKAIERRMEKLPIDPNKDRLHMLKIEAVSNDYKELLNKIPKGVEVPDKVKEVRWMIEELRVSYFAQQLGTPYPVSDKRIKMAIDAC from the coding sequence TTGACTTCGTCACAGCCACAAAATGCTGCCGCTCCTGACAATCAAGTTCAGGCAAACACGGCGGCATCGTTACGCAAAGCACTTCAGCAGTGCATGTTAAAAGACAGATTCCGTTTAAGTAAGCGTATTTCCGGGGCAAATAAAATCAAAAAAGAAGCCGCGCGACACGCCGTATTTGACGAGATTGCCCTCGACATTGCTAAATCGATGATGGAAGCCGAGCAGCGCGCTGCGGTATCGGTCAAGATTGATTACCCCGAGCTTCTGCCTGTTAGTCAAAAGAAACAGGATATTGCCGACGCGATTGAACAAAACCAAGTGGTGATCGTGGCGGGCGAAACGGGTTCGGGGAAAACCACCCAGTTGCCGAAAATCTGTGCCGAGCTTGGCCGCGGTCAGTTTGGCTTAATTGGTCATACTCAACCGCGTCGTCTTGCTGCGCGCTCGGTGGCTAATCGTATTGCCGAAGAGATGGAAAGCAAACTGGGTGAGTTTGTCGGCTACAAGGTTCGTTTCAATGATCAAATCTCGGAAAACACTCAGATTAAGTTGATGACAGACGGTATCTTGTTGGCCGAAATCCAGCACGACCGTTTCCTCAATCAATACGACACCATCATTATCGATGAGGCTCACGAACGCAGTCTGAATATTGATTTTATTCTCGGCTACCTTAAAGAGCTACTGCCTAAACGCCCTGATCTTAAAGTCATCATTACCTCGGCAACCATAGACCCTGAGCGCTTCTCTAAACATTTTAACGATGCGCCTATTATCGAGGTTTCAGGTCGAACCTACCCGGTTGAGACTCGCTATCGCCCTCTTAGCGGTGATGAAGATGGCGATCGCGATCAGCTAGAAGGGATTTTTGAGGCGGTTGATGAGCTGTGCGATGAAGGCTTGGGCGATATCCTGATCTTTATGAACGGCGAGAGGGAAATTCGCGATACCGCTGATGCACTAGCCAAACGCAATTTGAAAAGCACGGAAATCGTTCCGCTTTACGCGCGTTTGTCGGCGGGTGAACAGAACAAAATCTTTCAGCCACATGCAGGGCGGCGCATCGTTCTCGCCACCAACGTGGCGGAAACCTCGTTGACGGTACCTGGGATCAAATACGTCATCGATCCGGGTACCGCGCGCATCAGTCGTTACAGTTATCGTACTAAGGTGCAGCGTCTACCGATAGAGCCTATCTCTCAAGCTAGCGCTAACCAGCGTAAAGGTCGCTGTGGTCGTGTAGAAGAGGGGATCTGTATTCGACTCTATTCTGAGGACGATTTCAACGCTCGCCCAGAGTTCACCGACCCTGAAATATTGCGCACCAACTTGGCGTCAGTCATATTGCAGATGACTGCGCTGGGTTTGGGTGATATTGAAGCGTTTCCGTTTGTCGAGGCGCCGGATAAGCGCAACATCCAAGATGGTGTGCGTCTTCTTGAAGAGCTTGGGGCGATCAACGAGAAAGCCAAAGATCCAAGAAAACGTCTCACCGCAACAGGGCGTCAATTGGCGAAACTGCCAATTGACCCTCGTCTTGCGCGCATGGTGCTTGAGGCGCCTAAGTATGGCGCGCTCAAAGAGCTGATGATCATTGCCTCGGCACTATCGATTCAAGATCCGCGCGAGCGTCCGAGTGATAAACAGCAGTCATCTGATGATAAACACCGCCGATTCTTCCATGAAGAGTCAGACTTCCTCACCTTTGTAAACTTGTGGGACTACATCCAAAAACAGCAAAAGCAGCTGTCGGGGAATCAGTTCCGCAAGCAGTGTAAGCAGGACTATCTTAACTACTTGCGTGTGCGTGAGTGGCAAGATGTGTACTTCCAAGTTCATCAGGCGATGCGCGAAATGAGCTTTAAGCTCAATGATGAGCCAGCTAGCTACCAAGGTGTCCACAGCGCGATTTTGGTCGGCTTGCTGTCACACATCGGTATGAAAGACCAAGAGAAAAACGAGTATCAAGGTGCGCGAAACGCTCGTTTCCACATCTTTCCAGCCTCTGGTCTGTTTAAGAAGCAACCCAAGTGGATCATGTCCGCTGAGTTGGTCGAAACGTCCAAGCTTTGGGGACGCATTATTGCCAAAATCCAGCCCGAATGGATTGAGCCTTTGGCCAAACATCTGATTAAGCGCAGCTACAGCGAGCCTCATTGGTCGAAAAAGCGCGCAGCGGTGATGGCGCATGAAAAAGTGATGCTGTACGGCATTCCGATTGTGCCTAAGCGCCTGGTTAACTATGGCAACATCGATCCTGTTGTTAGCCGAGAGCTGTTCATTCGCAGCGCACTGGTTGAGGGTGAATGGGAAACCAAACACGCATTTTTCAAACAAAACCGCAAGCTGCTGCAAGAGGTTGAAGAGCTGGAACACAAGTCTCGTCGCCGCGATATTTTGGTCGATGATGATGAGCTGTTTGACTTTTATGACCAGCGCGTCGGCACCGATGTGGTGTCAGGACGTCACTTTGATACTTGGTGGAAGACGGCGGCGAAAGCCAACCCTGAACTGCTCAACTTTGAAAAAGAGATGCTGTTTAAGGGCGATGCCAGTCATGTCACTGACCTGGATTACCCTAACTTCTGGCATCAAAATGGGCTTAAACTCAAGCTCAGTTACCAGTTCGAACCCGGCGAAGACAGCGATGGTGTCACCGTACATCTACCGCTGCCTATTCTCAACCAGGTTGAGCCAGCAGGATTTGATTGGCAAATTCCGGGCTTGCGTCATGAGTTGGTAGTCAGTCTGATTAAGTCCCTGCCTAAAACGATTCGCAAGAACTTTGTCCCTGCACCCAACTACGCTGATGCTTTCTTAGCCCGAGTGACCCCAATGGAGTCACCGCTGCTTGATGCACTCGAAAAAGAGCTGCGCAGAATGACAGGGGTCGAAGTGCTACGTGAAGATTGGAACTATGACCAAGTTCCTGACCATCTAAAAGTCACCTTCCGCACCGTCGATCATCGCAACCGCAAGTTGAAAGAGCATCGTGATTTACACGAGCTAAAAGAGAGTCTCAAAGACAAAGTCCAGGAGACCTTGTCTAAGGTGGCTGACGATGACATCGAACAACAAGGCTTGCACACCTGGAGCTTTGGCGAGCTGCCTAAAGTCTACCAGCAAAAACGTGGTGGCTATGATGTCAAGGCGTATCCAGCGATTGTGGATAGTAAAGACAGCGTTGAAATTAAACTGTACGAGACTGAGCAAGAGCAAGTGCAGGCGATGAAAGCGGGCCAGCGCCGGCTGATTTTGCTCAATGTGCCGTCACCAATCAAATACTTACATTCGAATTTACCGAACAAATCCAAGCTAGGGCTCTATTTCAACCCGTATGGCAAGGTGCTTGATCTTATTGATGATTGTATTGCCTGTGGGGTGGACAAGCTGATTGAGCAAAAAGGCGGGTTAGTTTGGCAACCAGAAGAGTTTGAACAGCTTAAAGAGTATGTTCGCGCTGAGCTAGGCGATACGGTGGTTGAGATTGCTAAGCAAGTGGAAACCATTTTGACCACCGCATTTAACATCAATAAAAAGCTTAAGGGCAAAATTGATTTCACTATGGCGTTTGCTTTGTCTGACATCAAGGCCCAAATCGAAGGTTTAATTTTTAAAGGTTTTGCCACTGAGTGTGGTTGGAAGCGCTTGCCCGATATCCTACGCTATATGAAAGCGATTGAGCGTCGAATGGAAAAGCTGCCGATTGACCCCAACAAGGACCGCTTGCATATGTTAAAAATCGAGGCGGTGAGCAACGACTACAAAGAGTTGCTGAACAAGATTCCTAAAGGGGTAGAGGTACCGGACAAGGTTAAAGAAGTGCGCTGGATGATCGAAGAGCTGCGTGTCAGTTATTTCGCTCAGCAACTGGGTACGCCTTACCCCGTTTCCGATAAACGAATAAAAATGGCGATCGATGCTTGCTAG
- a CDS encoding sigma-54-dependent transcriptional regulator: MMDNHKAEPLKVVLVDDESAIRKATKQWLSLAGFEVEDYSDGPSALAQIRANSSCVVVSDIRMPQMDGMTFAQEVQRIDADIPVLLVTAHGDVKMAVEAMRRGVYDFIEKPVEPELLIDRIERAAEKRRLVLENRNLQRLLSQKSSIESRIIGQSPVMEQLRQQIVQLGQTPVDTVIYGATGTGKELVARCLHDFSQRSQHPFVAVNCGAIPENLIESELFGHEKGAFTGADKQRIGKIEHANKGTLFLDEIESMPLSFQIKLLRVLQERRLERVGSNREIELDLWVIAATKQDLQQASQQGDFREDLYYRFNVIELALPALCERREDIPLLFEFFARKAALQYQRDVRELNEQELAMLLEYEWPGNVRQLKNAAERYVLGIGAGDVLGTIVGQDSQALASDKTSTLNERVQRFERQLITQSLQRHKGNVQAVLEELGLPRRTLNNKMNQYQIIRREFIAGDD; encoded by the coding sequence ATGATGGATAACCACAAAGCCGAACCATTAAAGGTGGTGTTGGTTGATGACGAGAGTGCGATTCGCAAAGCAACCAAACAATGGTTGAGCTTGGCCGGCTTTGAGGTCGAAGACTATTCTGATGGCCCGAGTGCTTTGGCCCAAATTCGCGCCAACTCGTCTTGTGTGGTGGTGTCGGACATCCGAATGCCACAAATGGATGGGATGACGTTTGCACAGGAGGTGCAGCGGATTGATGCAGACATTCCAGTATTACTCGTGACCGCTCACGGCGATGTCAAAATGGCCGTCGAGGCGATGAGGCGAGGCGTTTATGACTTCATCGAGAAGCCGGTTGAGCCGGAGCTACTGATCGATAGAATCGAACGCGCAGCAGAGAAACGCCGTTTGGTATTGGAAAATCGTAATTTGCAGCGTTTGCTGAGCCAGAAGTCAAGTATTGAGAGCCGAATTATCGGCCAATCCCCGGTGATGGAGCAGCTTCGCCAGCAGATAGTTCAGCTTGGGCAAACCCCGGTCGATACCGTGATATATGGTGCGACGGGAACAGGCAAAGAGCTGGTGGCACGCTGTCTACACGACTTTAGCCAGCGCAGCCAACATCCGTTTGTCGCGGTGAACTGCGGTGCCATTCCAGAGAATCTGATCGAAAGTGAGCTGTTCGGCCACGAAAAAGGCGCCTTTACTGGCGCAGATAAACAGCGAATCGGAAAAATAGAGCACGCCAATAAAGGTACGCTGTTCCTCGATGAAATTGAAAGTATGCCACTCAGCTTTCAAATAAAACTGTTGCGCGTGTTGCAAGAGCGGCGCTTAGAGCGAGTCGGGTCGAATCGAGAGATCGAGCTCGATTTATGGGTGATTGCGGCGACAAAACAAGACTTACAGCAAGCATCACAACAAGGCGATTTTCGCGAAGATCTTTATTATCGCTTTAATGTGATTGAACTGGCGTTGCCGGCGCTTTGTGAGCGTAGAGAGGATATCCCACTGCTGTTTGAGTTTTTTGCTCGTAAAGCGGCGCTTCAATACCAACGTGACGTTCGCGAGCTGAACGAACAAGAGTTGGCGATGTTATTGGAATATGAATGGCCCGGCAATGTTCGACAATTAAAGAATGCCGCTGAGCGCTACGTGCTTGGGATCGGTGCTGGGGATGTACTTGGAACTATTGTCGGTCAGGATTCGCAGGCGTTGGCGAGTGACAAAACTTCTACCTTGAATGAACGGGTGCAACGTTTTGAGCGCCAATTGATTACCCAGTCTTTACAGCGTCATAAAGGTAATGTGCAAGCGGTATTGGAGGAGTTAGGGCTACCTCGCCGTACCCTAAACAACAAGATGAACCAGTACCAGATTATTCGCCGTGAGTTCATCGCGGGGGATGATTAG
- a CDS encoding TerB family tellurite resistance protein — MLNSITKLFKQLLEGEDLGQHTHADPDLAIACLLCEVAGADHQVEQQERQAKLHLLETLLKLDSSQAETLLERAQRATQESASLYDFTSQLRTLTSEARYQLIEAMWQVANADGNIDPLEDAVIRKSAELLYVDHSEFIRAKLSATENKPNR, encoded by the coding sequence ATGCTCAATTCGATCACCAAACTGTTTAAACAGCTACTAGAAGGCGAAGATTTAGGCCAGCACACACACGCCGACCCTGACTTGGCCATCGCATGCTTACTGTGTGAGGTTGCGGGCGCAGATCACCAAGTGGAGCAGCAAGAGCGGCAGGCGAAACTGCACTTGCTTGAAACACTACTCAAGTTAGACAGTAGCCAAGCTGAAACGCTGTTAGAGCGAGCGCAACGCGCCACCCAAGAGTCTGCCTCGCTATACGATTTCACCTCGCAATTAAGAACGCTCACTTCAGAAGCGCGCTACCAGTTAATCGAAGCCATGTGGCAAGTGGCCAATGCCGACGGAAATATCGACCCTCTCGAAGATGCGGTAATTCGTAAAAGTGCCGAGCTTCTTTACGTTGATCACAGTGAATTTATCCGCGCCAAGCTTTCGGCGACGGAAAACAAACCCAACCGCTAA